In the Sulfitobacter pacificus genome, one interval contains:
- a CDS encoding helix-turn-helix domain-containing protein, producing MPSIETGATTSGGIPDYPADFIAARRTLQRLTQENLADAAGLTVRTIQKVESERHSPDVQTLRSIARAIGFDVAVFDKPTPDQEKRQQEEMKRALRQTALVPTSPIRKANDFYSRNKAWHAILINTEAIEADDALALAASISEWMDDLDGIWEISTASQRLDYASSIAALCQELEALDYPTHFCSFRQQHMRDKGALWDVGLISFLPKAEHDGDRYGLVTLDDP from the coding sequence ATTCCAAGCATCGAAACCGGTGCAACTACAAGCGGTGGAATTCCCGATTACCCGGCTGACTTCATAGCGGCGAGGCGCACGCTCCAAAGGCTGACGCAGGAGAACTTGGCGGATGCGGCCGGATTAACTGTCCGTACAATTCAGAAGGTAGAGAGTGAGCGGCATTCGCCGGACGTTCAGACTCTGCGCAGTATCGCACGCGCGATTGGCTTTGACGTGGCAGTATTCGATAAGCCGACGCCAGATCAGGAAAAACGGCAACAAGAGGAGATGAAACGTGCATTGAGGCAGACGGCCCTCGTGCCAACGTCACCTATTAGAAAGGCGAACGACTTCTATTCTCGCAACAAGGCGTGGCATGCAATCCTGATCAACACCGAAGCGATTGAGGCGGACGACGCGCTAGCTTTGGCGGCTTCGATATCCGAGTGGATGGACGATCTCGATGGGATATGGGAGATTAGCACGGCGAGCCAACGCTTAGATTATGCAAGTAGCATCGCAGCTTTGTGTCAGGAGCTGGAAGCCCTTGATTATCCCACCCATTTTTGCAGCTTTCGTCAGCAGCATATGCGGGACAAAGGAGCGCTCTGGGACGTGGGTTTGATCAGCTTCTTGCCGAAGGCAGAGCATGATGGAGACCGCTATGGTCTTGTGACCTTGGATGACCCCTGA
- a CDS encoding SMI1/KNR4 family protein translates to MSELVWRENWQLNDPAELDLNTDGSFTIKDPVGDIFLPDDYIAFMRRSEGAALRDRGSCFLGQFHDGVIIFEIEWLGSLRNLRLSTRRNYYDDEAEDLLPRFLAFIGYAEPGPSDVLINVSKGDPDYGKVYVWTPAKDPWMTGDNTRGLGWVADSFADFMNNLAPKEAL, encoded by the coding sequence ATGTCTGAACTGGTATGGCGCGAAAACTGGCAGTTGAACGATCCTGCCGAACTTGATCTGAATACGGATGGTTCGTTCACCATCAAAGATCCGGTAGGTGATATCTTTTTGCCGGATGACTACATCGCCTTCATGCGTCGTTCCGAAGGAGCCGCGTTGCGGGATCGTGGGTCGTGTTTTCTCGGGCAATTCCACGACGGTGTCATTATTTTCGAAATCGAATGGCTTGGCAGTTTAAGAAATCTACGGCTTTCGACACGGCGCAACTATTATGACGACGAGGCCGAAGACTTGCTACCACGCTTCTTGGCGTTTATCGGCTACGCTGAACCAGGCCCCTCGGACGTCCTTATCAACGTCTCCAAAGGTGATCCCGACTATGGCAAGGTTTACGTCTGGACCCCGGCTAAAGACCCGTGGATGACGGGCGACAACACGCGTGGGTTAGGATGGGTTGCCGACAGCTTCGCCGACTTCATGAACAACCTTGCGCCCAAAGAGGCGCTATGA
- a CDS encoding HNH endonuclease, translated as MTDILNNTQAPDTPDVRAAQTRLDAAQAEWVDAGVEAGLLVASLSPVGGQVADGISLARNVAGGNYGAAIVDGIGFVPVLGDVFKGWFRGGRVARRVQQAEELLSAGRRQFQRVSEIARRKAASGVLRRRMQQRRDNIMRKYEGCQDEVCRAARDAELRDMYSQHGRNLPAESTGSFRNPDGSPAPPGEGTFIPNPNDRTGGDLADALDEHGASGIPYSNGQPDLSGFPPRGSAGPDGNAWSVEIEQSLTGERGADRNASWGTWRDQYGDTHRDPSGGHWHHSGDGATMQYVDADIHGALSHSGDASINQSPEF; from the coding sequence ATGACTGATATCCTTAACAACACCCAAGCACCTGACACGCCCGATGTGCGTGCGGCGCAGACACGGTTGGATGCAGCGCAGGCGGAATGGGTCGATGCAGGTGTTGAGGCGGGCCTGCTGGTTGCTTCGCTCAGTCCGGTTGGGGGGCAGGTCGCTGACGGTATCTCTTTGGCGCGCAACGTGGCTGGCGGCAATTACGGCGCAGCGATTGTGGACGGTATCGGCTTTGTTCCGGTGCTTGGCGACGTATTCAAAGGCTGGTTCCGAGGCGGTCGAGTCGCCCGTCGCGTGCAGCAGGCCGAAGAACTCCTGAGTGCCGGACGCCGGCAGTTTCAGCGCGTTTCAGAGATCGCTCGACGAAAGGCCGCGTCTGGTGTCTTGCGCCGAAGGATGCAGCAACGACGCGACAACATCATGCGCAAATACGAAGGCTGCCAAGATGAGGTGTGCCGTGCGGCGCGCGACGCAGAGTTGCGAGATATGTACTCTCAGCATGGACGAAATTTGCCCGCCGAAAGCACGGGGTCGTTTCGAAATCCGGACGGATCGCCTGCACCGCCGGGCGAAGGCACGTTCATCCCCAACCCAAACGACAGAACCGGAGGTGATCTGGCGGATGCGCTCGACGAACATGGGGCGAGCGGCATTCCTTATTCAAACGGCCAGCCTGACTTGTCCGGTTTTCCGCCGAGAGGATCTGCTGGACCGGATGGAAATGCCTGGTCGGTGGAAATCGAACAAAGTCTTACAGGAGAGCGTGGTGCGGATCGCAATGCGTCTTGGGGGACTTGGCGGGATCAGTACGGTGACACCCATCGCGACCCGAGCGGTGGGCATTGGCACCATTCCGGCGACGGGGCGACGATGCAGTACGTGGATGCAGACATTCACGGGGCGCTGTCGCATAGCGGCGACGCTTCGATTAACCAATCACCTGAATTCTAG
- a CDS encoding site-specific integrase, with translation MIETFTIVKQEVPMTQEKVSPLRERMMEDMRIRGMQETSQKAHIRAPKDFTTFLGRSPDTAEPDDLRAYQLHMADTNVTPSTFNARIVALRFFFSMTCDRDEMKKYMQFRTKTPNAQIVIEVLDIGTVSRGAHRYRVASLAEVSSRAPDDRARATAGLLVYAYLGFSMPVIASGVLADRLGLLSAMIVFAVAQSIATALIVVIWRKIESSSRLVPKAS, from the coding sequence ATGATTGAGACCTTCACAATCGTCAAACAGGAGGTTCCCATGACACAGGAGAAAGTAAGCCCGCTTCGTGAGCGGATGATGGAAGATATGCGCATTCGCGGGATGCAGGAGACGTCGCAAAAGGCCCATATCCGGGCCCCAAAGGATTTCACGACGTTCCTTGGTCGTTCACCTGATACCGCAGAGCCGGATGATTTGCGCGCCTATCAGTTGCACATGGCGGATACGAACGTCACGCCATCAACATTCAATGCGCGCATCGTTGCGCTCAGGTTCTTTTTCTCGATGACCTGCGATCGTGATGAGATGAAGAAGTACATGCAATTTCGCACTAAAACGCCCAATGCGCAGATTGTCATTGAAGTACTGGACATCGGGACCGTTTCGCGCGGCGCCCATCGGTATCGAGTTGCTTCGCTCGCTGAAGTCTCGTCGCGTGCGCCGGATGATCGCGCCCGTGCAACGGCAGGTCTGCTCGTCTATGCCTACTTAGGATTTTCGATGCCAGTTATCGCCAGCGGCGTTTTGGCGGACAGGCTTGGCCTTCTGAGCGCAATGATCGTTTTCGCAGTCGCGCAGAGCATTGCCACGGCACTTATCGTTGTGATTTGGAGAAAGATAGAGTCTTCTTCAAGGCTCGTTCCAAAAGCGAGCTAA
- a CDS encoding glycosyltransferase: MKQLPKVLHLIDDTTAGGVMRVLDFLRSDRDLAQTADHEVKTVKRGKIIGNLGHADVIVSHLALSWRGLPSLVALRATYPRTPLVHVEHSYTEGFVTHNVPSIRRFKALLKLAFSFFDRIVCVSDGQANWMVSSRLVHTDKLSTIQSCVDLSAFRALPAPTGPTRVFGAIGRLDDQKGFDTLIRAFRQCPDPDIQLQIIGEGAKEHALKALAGNDTRIVFRGFQSNPVTALADVDVVLMPSRWEAYGLVAVEALAAGRRLLCHNIDGLSDHARHGGVMMETANIKELSALIAREANGYSKVMEASIVRTTRQLENRFRDCWQFMLREVGV, from the coding sequence ATGAAACAGCTGCCCAAAGTTTTGCACCTGATTGACGACACGACTGCTGGTGGCGTGATGCGGGTTCTTGATTTTCTGCGCTCTGACCGCGATTTGGCGCAGACAGCGGATCACGAGGTGAAAACTGTGAAACGCGGCAAGATCATCGGCAATCTTGGCCATGCGGATGTTATCGTTTCGCATCTTGCCTTGTCGTGGCGCGGCCTGCCGTCGCTTGTCGCCCTGCGCGCCACCTATCCCCGCACGCCCTTGGTACATGTGGAGCACAGCTATACTGAAGGCTTTGTGACACATAACGTCCCCAGCATTCGCCGTTTCAAGGCATTGCTCAAGCTGGCTTTTTCGTTTTTTGACCGCATCGTGTGTGTCAGCGATGGGCAGGCGAACTGGATGGTATCCAGTCGTTTGGTACATACTGATAAGCTGTCCACGATCCAGTCCTGTGTTGATCTAAGCGCATTTCGTGCCTTGCCCGCGCCAACCGGCCCCACCCGTGTTTTTGGTGCCATCGGACGGCTGGATGATCAAAAAGGGTTCGATACATTAATTAGGGCATTTCGCCAGTGCCCTGATCCAGACATCCAGCTGCAAATCATTGGTGAAGGTGCAAAAGAACACGCACTGAAAGCACTGGCTGGAAACGATACGCGCATCGTTTTTCGGGGCTTTCAGTCTAATCCCGTAACAGCATTGGCTGATGTCGATGTGGTGCTGATGCCCTCACGCTGGGAGGCCTACGGTCTGGTTGCAGTTGAGGCCCTTGCCGCTGGCCGCAGGTTGCTGTGTCACAATATTGACGGCCTCAGCGATCATGCACGGCATGGCGGAGTGATGATGGAAACGGCAAACATCAAGGAATTGAGCGCCCTGATCGCAAGAGAAGCCAATGGGTATAGCAAGGTAATGGAGGCATCCATCGTGCGGACCACGCGGCAATTGGAGAACCGGTTTCGCGATTGCTGGCAGTTTATGTTGCGTGAGGTTGGCGTTTAG
- a CDS encoding glycosyltransferase family 2 protein, translating to MPLVSIIVPAFNVAKTLPATLNALLAQTFTDYEIIVVDDGSTDTTAALLEEYAGIPNFKVISQRNRGLAGARNTGIAAARGLYIGFCDADDLWVPEKLGCHVAHLHSAPHVGISYSGSALIDDDGAPLGMAQTPRLKNITPEHIFKRNPIGNGSAPVIRKAVFAAIAHRPAFEKTRDWYFDETFRQSEDIECWLRIALTTEWQFEGIEGDLTQYRVNAGGLSAATDLQLAAWERMVAKLSLIAPEFFAKTAKTARAYQLRYLARRAISDKDTGRAVDLLTQSLAQSWKPLWEEPRKSLTTIAAAMVLRLAGPLALDVMMARTGAKA from the coding sequence ATGCCCCTCGTTTCCATCATCGTCCCTGCCTTCAATGTAGCCAAAACTCTGCCTGCAACACTGAATGCCCTGCTGGCCCAGACGTTTACCGACTACGAAATCATCGTGGTTGACGATGGCTCTACCGATACAACGGCTGCCTTGTTGGAGGAATACGCTGGCATCCCCAACTTCAAAGTCATCAGCCAGCGCAATCGCGGTTTGGCAGGCGCACGTAACACCGGCATTGCTGCAGCACGTGGACTGTACATCGGTTTTTGCGATGCCGACGATCTGTGGGTGCCTGAAAAGCTGGGATGCCATGTAGCACACCTGCATTCCGCCCCCCATGTTGGCATCAGCTATTCCGGATCAGCGTTGATCGATGACGACGGTGCCCCGCTTGGCATGGCGCAAACCCCCCGCCTCAAAAACATCACGCCTGAGCATATCTTCAAACGCAACCCAATCGGCAACGGGTCCGCCCCTGTCATCCGCAAAGCCGTCTTTGCCGCCATCGCTCACCGCCCTGCATTCGAGAAGACACGCGACTGGTACTTTGACGAGACTTTTCGCCAATCCGAAGACATTGAGTGCTGGTTGCGTATTGCATTGACCACAGAGTGGCAGTTCGAAGGTATCGAGGGCGACCTGACGCAGTACCGTGTCAATGCGGGAGGCCTGTCTGCGGCCACGGATTTGCAACTTGCCGCATGGGAGCGGATGGTCGCCAAGCTCTCTCTGATTGCGCCTGAGTTCTTTGCCAAGACCGCCAAGACCGCACGGGCGTATCAACTGCGTTATCTTGCCCGCCGCGCGATCAGTGACAAAGACACGGGCCGTGCCGTTGATTTGTTGACGCAGTCTTTGGCCCAGTCCTGGAAGCCCCTGTGGGAAGAGCCCCGCAAATCGCTCACCACAATCGCTGCCGCGATGGTTTTGCGTTTGGCCGGCCCGCTGGCGCTGGATGTCATGATGGCACGCACAGGAGCAAAGGCATGA
- a CDS encoding glycosyltransferase family 2 protein, translated as MTDFSIIIPCFNAVETLQATLSSIQAQTCDDWEVICVDDGSTDATLDMLHAASAQDPRIHVHHNIGKGPSCARDCGALLFSSGGIIAFCDADDIWGPDKLSELAACFADPKVDAAFGKIAFFQDDPTLATTFSTVPPAPLSIPMLLGENPVCTMSNIAVRRTAFMRTGGFNETMVHNEDLEWLIRLVGTGAHVVGIDTCQTWYRTSHYGLSADLRAMQKGRNCAIQTAAKYGHTPSKQSDAIFLRYLSRRALRLGQGRVLPLSFALKGVLHSPAGFFDAPRRGLATLAGALLAPVLPARLSQHLFSR; from the coding sequence ATGACCGACTTCTCAATCATCATTCCGTGCTTCAACGCTGTCGAAACCCTCCAGGCGACGCTAAGCAGCATACAGGCCCAGACCTGTGATGATTGGGAAGTCATCTGTGTGGATGACGGATCAACCGACGCCACACTGGACATGCTGCATGCCGCAAGCGCCCAAGACCCCCGCATTCACGTGCATCACAATATCGGCAAAGGTCCGAGCTGCGCGCGTGACTGTGGCGCGTTGCTCTTTTCCAGTGGCGGCATCATCGCGTTTTGTGATGCTGATGACATCTGGGGCCCTGACAAGCTGAGCGAGCTTGCCGCCTGCTTTGCTGATCCAAAGGTTGACGCCGCATTTGGCAAGATTGCGTTCTTTCAAGACGATCCCACTTTGGCCACGACATTTTCAACCGTCCCGCCCGCTCCGCTGAGCATTCCTATGCTGCTGGGTGAGAATCCGGTTTGCACCATGTCCAATATCGCCGTGCGCCGCACCGCATTTATGCGCACCGGCGGATTTAACGAAACCATGGTGCACAACGAAGACCTTGAATGGCTGATCCGTCTGGTGGGCACCGGTGCGCATGTGGTCGGCATTGATACATGTCAGACATGGTACCGCACATCCCACTACGGCCTGTCCGCAGATCTTCGTGCCATGCAAAAGGGCCGAAACTGTGCGATCCAAACTGCCGCGAAATATGGACATACGCCCAGCAAACAATCGGATGCGATTTTCTTGCGATATCTCAGCCGCCGCGCTTTGCGGTTGGGTCAGGGGCGCGTGTTGCCTTTGAGCTTTGCCCTTAAAGGCGTTCTGCACAGTCCCGCCGGTTTCTTTGATGCGCCACGGCGCGGTTTGGCCACGCTTGCCGGTGCGCTTTTGGCCCCAGTTCTTCCCGCGCGCCTCTCCCAACACCTCTTCTCCCGTTAA
- a CDS encoding oligosaccharide flippase family protein, which translates to MPISDTTKSLATNLIAYGASEVAAKASRLLVVVAVARTLDLTQIGIAASAMAAGDLLKALTENGVGQRIIAADDDALEATCTAAHRIFWVWCSGLFMLQALIAGVLFLSGGSALLAGLILLMGLEYLFMPAGLVQVALAMRAGKLRQTAAIGGAQVVGANLLSILLVLVYPSAIALILPRVLSAPIWLFAVRALHPWSPKAGTAPAPLRPFIDYGWAVLGIEVVKVLRLQGDKIVVGMTMGPQALGLYFMAFNAGLSLSNAFAAAFSTVLFPHLSRSADPAAAMRQSVIVGLALIAPVVILQSLLAPLYVPVLLGDGWEAVAPLVSTLCLVAIPTTLWATAAGWLRVQGKPQVELWMTAAIALAVLASTVLLAPLGLFAMAVGYLAVTGGLMILGAFATLHTDLFPSYQQVQP; encoded by the coding sequence ATGCCAATCTCGGATACAACCAAATCACTTGCAACCAACCTGATCGCTTATGGTGCGTCAGAAGTGGCGGCCAAGGCATCGCGCCTCTTGGTGGTGGTTGCCGTGGCTCGCACGCTAGATCTGACACAGATCGGCATTGCGGCATCCGCGATGGCAGCAGGCGACCTTCTGAAGGCGCTCACAGAAAACGGTGTGGGCCAACGTATCATAGCAGCCGACGACGACGCACTAGAGGCCACATGTACTGCAGCACATCGCATTTTTTGGGTCTGGTGCTCAGGTCTTTTCATGCTTCAGGCATTGATCGCAGGTGTGTTGTTCCTGTCAGGCGGCAGCGCGCTGCTTGCCGGGTTGATCCTGCTGATGGGCCTGGAATATCTCTTCATGCCAGCGGGTTTGGTGCAGGTCGCGTTGGCCATGCGAGCAGGCAAGCTGCGCCAGACGGCAGCCATTGGCGGTGCGCAAGTGGTCGGCGCAAATCTGCTCTCGATCTTGTTGGTACTGGTATACCCTTCCGCCATTGCCCTGATCCTGCCGCGTGTTTTGTCTGCACCGATCTGGTTGTTTGCTGTGCGGGCCTTGCACCCGTGGTCGCCCAAGGCAGGCACCGCCCCTGCCCCGCTGCGTCCATTCATCGACTATGGCTGGGCCGTTCTGGGCATCGAGGTGGTCAAAGTTCTGCGCTTGCAAGGGGACAAGATTGTGGTCGGCATGACGATGGGGCCGCAAGCACTTGGTCTCTACTTTATGGCATTCAATGCGGGCCTTAGTCTCTCCAACGCATTTGCCGCCGCCTTTTCCACCGTCTTATTCCCACACCTCAGCCGATCCGCCGATCCTGCTGCGGCCATGCGCCAAAGCGTGATTGTCGGGCTCGCCCTGATCGCGCCTGTTGTGATCCTGCAATCCCTACTTGCGCCCCTCTATGTGCCTGTGCTGCTGGGTGATGGCTGGGAGGCTGTGGCACCGCTTGTCTCCACCCTTTGCCTCGTTGCGATCCCCACCACCCTTTGGGCCACCGCCGCAGGCTGGCTGCGGGTGCAGGGCAAACCGCAGGTCGAACTCTGGATGACCGCCGCCATTGCACTTGCTGTCCTTGCCAGCACCGTTCTGCTTGCCCCCCTCGGGCTGTTCGCGATGGCTGTTGGTTACCTTGCTGTCACGGGTGGGCTTATGATCCTCGGTGCTTTTGCGACCCTCCACACTGATCTCTTTCCCTCCTACCAACAGGTGCAGCCATGA
- a CDS encoding polysaccharide biosynthesis/export family protein, protein MSGKPTLSGTFAALLMTSACAGFDSPDNLEPVAQGDGYQAQYRQPDVTRAEADLLRSETMNAQKCLPLGGTAGKGASIAASVLRGERLSRNDLLDVRIVDDDTFNGSYVVSRDGMLKLPFLPPIRAQGRSTDQVEADIASALLANDFYQDPPRISVRAADFASVSVGVSGAVFEPHAVEIGGVRGDTVDSLRQVASGASTEGRNLSAALRAAGGVRPDADISAVEVRRGGKIYRLDMRGVFEGKNTFDIMLLTGDEVRVPSRQCFQDDLMRPSPISPPGISLFLSNLTQPAQNNAASAVGQTVRQVPYGSRYMQAVIDANCVGGSRSTSADRSAVLFSRNPMTGVSVVIEREIEDLLRRADRDDFDPYLLPGDAMACYDSTVTNIAEIGRVLGVVSLIP, encoded by the coding sequence ATGTCCGGTAAACCGACACTAAGTGGCACGTTCGCAGCCTTGTTAATGACAAGCGCCTGCGCCGGCTTTGATTCGCCCGACAATCTTGAGCCTGTGGCGCAAGGAGACGGATATCAGGCGCAATACCGCCAACCTGATGTGACCCGCGCAGAAGCCGACTTGCTGCGATCTGAAACCATGAATGCGCAAAAATGTCTGCCTCTTGGCGGCACAGCAGGCAAAGGGGCTAGCATTGCTGCCAGTGTTTTGCGCGGCGAGCGGTTGTCGCGCAACGATCTTCTGGATGTGCGTATCGTTGATGATGACACCTTCAACGGCAGTTATGTTGTCTCGCGGGACGGGATGCTGAAACTGCCATTTCTCCCACCGATCCGCGCTCAAGGGCGCAGTACCGATCAGGTTGAGGCGGACATCGCAAGCGCGCTGCTCGCCAACGATTTTTACCAAGACCCGCCCAGAATATCTGTACGCGCTGCTGATTTCGCTTCTGTCTCTGTTGGTGTGTCCGGCGCGGTGTTTGAACCCCACGCGGTCGAAATTGGCGGCGTCCGCGGCGATACGGTGGACAGCCTGCGTCAGGTGGCTTCTGGTGCTTCTACCGAAGGCCGCAACCTTTCGGCAGCTTTGCGTGCGGCAGGTGGTGTGCGTCCTGACGCCGATATCTCAGCAGTTGAAGTTCGCCGTGGCGGCAAGATCTACCGCCTAGACATGCGCGGAGTATTTGAGGGAAAAAATACCTTTGATATCATGCTGCTAACGGGCGATGAAGTTCGTGTGCCAAGCCGTCAGTGCTTTCAGGATGATCTGATGCGGCCCAGTCCGATCAGCCCTCCGGGTATCAGCCTGTTCCTGTCCAACCTCACACAACCAGCCCAAAATAACGCCGCCTCCGCCGTTGGCCAGACCGTCCGTCAGGTGCCGTATGGATCGCGCTATATGCAAGCGGTGATTGACGCCAACTGCGTGGGCGGATCACGCTCAACCAGCGCGGACCGTTCGGCGGTGCTGTTTTCACGCAACCCGATGACGGGCGTTTCCGTCGTCATCGAACGCGAGATCGAAGACCTGCTGCGCCGTGCAGACCGCGATGATTTTGACCCCTATCTGCTGCCAGGCGATGCGATGGCCTGTTATGATAGCACCGTTACAAACATTGCTGAAATTGGCCGCGTTTTGGGGGTGGTCTCCCTTATTCCTTAG
- a CDS encoding ATP-binding protein, whose protein sequence is MTKLRYMHKKAGQILVILAGLVIVTAIAFLAWNVTRKIEELSSASSDNVQWSLSQTEVEFQEFSSRIRVGADLTGIRRRFDIFYSRINTVSQAQVFEELRADDDFRATLQNIQDWLETTVRYIDSTDVELTRSLPRVAGLVQDIRPDVRKLSLSGLKIFAQNADRQRADVALTMTELALALAVLIGALGLSVLYLVRLNKRIRLQERAQRQTGTRMNTVINTSLDGVIVSDDRGRIVEFSPAAEDIFGHRAADVIGHELGKIIVPDHLRAGHDKGMERMRQGGEKRVVGKGRVQLEAKRADGSIFPVELAIQSAVTEDGEIYIAFLRDITEQKAGEAELVDARDKAIAGEKSRSEFLATMSHEIRTPLNGLLGNLSLLRDTTLTGKQDTYMRNMETSGRLLLSHVSDVLDITRYDSGKVSVNLEPMNVSDLLQDIIDSQSGMASTQETTLDWGWDGPAQHWITSDSDRLQHVLMNLIGNAVKFTKRGRVSVTVSWHSDEMTFEIEDTGAGIPEDLQDRIFDDFVTGNAAYDREVGGTGLGLSIARRFVDVLGGEILVASELGLGSTFRVVVPAKAAEATPKLDNLVERRAVIAPLRVLVVEDNEINRFVVREMLQADGHEVKEAHDGQQGVDMAAAERFDLILMDISMPVLDGRSATRHIRQGSGASRNARIVALTANVMPSEREDFLAQGMNGVLTKPLRKSDLRTVLGHQEATAPTETSVLIDHAHNAETYEVIGAENYPKLLARYSAEAETFIEWLQGDARLDRNDIADEAHKIAGNAALFGATAFRDTLVLIERSAKAGEDAAVMAAIATLPDIWKRSKKALAEVPPKE, encoded by the coding sequence GTGACAAAACTCCGCTATATGCATAAGAAAGCCGGCCAGATCCTCGTTATCTTGGCCGGTCTTGTGATTGTGACAGCAATTGCGTTTCTCGCATGGAACGTGACCCGAAAAATCGAAGAGCTTAGCTCGGCCAGCTCTGACAATGTGCAATGGTCGCTGTCTCAGACCGAGGTCGAATTTCAGGAGTTTTCAAGCCGGATCAGGGTTGGTGCCGACCTGACCGGCATCCGGCGGCGGTTCGATATTTTCTATAGCAGGATCAACACGGTCTCGCAGGCACAGGTCTTTGAGGAATTGCGTGCGGATGACGATTTCCGCGCCACTTTGCAGAATATACAGGATTGGTTGGAAACAACGGTTCGCTATATAGATTCCACCGATGTGGAGCTAACCAGGAGTCTGCCAAGGGTGGCAGGCCTTGTGCAGGACATCCGCCCGGATGTGCGCAAGCTGTCCCTGTCCGGCCTCAAGATTTTTGCACAAAATGCGGACAGACAACGCGCCGATGTTGCCCTGACGATGACTGAGCTTGCATTGGCTTTGGCAGTACTGATTGGTGCCCTGGGTCTGTCTGTTTTGTATCTGGTACGTCTCAATAAACGAATTCGTCTGCAAGAACGCGCACAACGTCAAACTGGGACACGGATGAACACCGTCATCAATACCTCATTGGATGGTGTGATCGTCAGCGATGATCGTGGCAGGATTGTTGAATTTAGCCCAGCCGCAGAAGATATTTTTGGTCATCGTGCGGCAGACGTCATCGGGCATGAATTGGGAAAGATCATCGTGCCCGACCATCTGCGTGCCGGCCACGATAAGGGCATGGAACGGATGCGCCAAGGTGGTGAGAAACGTGTGGTCGGCAAAGGCCGTGTTCAGCTGGAGGCCAAACGCGCAGACGGGTCGATCTTTCCGGTAGAACTGGCCATTCAATCGGCAGTCACTGAAGATGGTGAAATCTACATTGCCTTCCTGCGCGACATCACCGAGCAAAAGGCAGGCGAGGCCGAACTTGTTGATGCCCGCGACAAAGCCATCGCCGGAGAGAAGAGCCGTTCAGAGTTTCTGGCCACAATGAGCCATGAAATCCGCACCCCTTTGAATGGATTGCTGGGCAACCTCAGCCTGTTGCGCGACACCACGCTGACCGGCAAGCAAGACACCTACATGCGCAATATGGAAACCTCTGGCCGCCTGTTGCTAAGCCATGTCTCTGACGTGCTGGATATTACACGCTACGATTCCGGCAAGGTCAGTGTGAACCTTGAACCGATGAACGTGTCCGACCTGTTGCAAGACATCATCGACAGCCAAAGTGGCATGGCCTCTACTCAGGAAACCACACTCGATTGGGGCTGGGACGGCCCCGCACAACATTGGATCACATCGGACAGTGACCGTTTACAGCATGTCCTGATGAACCTCATCGGCAATGCGGTGAAATTTACCAAACGCGGCCGTGTCTCTGTGACAGTTAGTTGGCATAGCGATGAAATGACGTTCGAAATTGAAGATACGGGCGCGGGTATACCCGAAGATTTACAGGACCGCATTTTCGATGACTTCGTGACCGGCAACGCCGCCTACGACCGCGAGGTCGGCGGTACCGGGCTAGGGCTAAGCATTGCCAGGCGGTTTGTTGATGTTCTGGGCGGTGAGATTTTGGTTGCAAGCGAGCTTGGCCTGGGCAGTACCTTTCGCGTCGTCGTGCCCGCAAAAGCTGCCGAAGCGACACCAAAACTGGACAATCTGGTAGAAAGACGCGCCGTGATCGCCCCCCTGCGCGTGCTGGTTGTCGAGGATAACGAAATCAACAGGTTTGTCGTGCGCGAGATGCTGCAAGCCGACGGGCATGAGGTGAAGGAAGCCCATGATGGTCAGCAAGGTGTCGATATGGCTGCTGCTGAAAGGTTTGATCTGATCTTGATGGATATCAGCATGCCGGTGCTGGATGGGCGCAGTGCCACGCGTCACATCAGACAAGGCAGCGGCGCGTCCCGCAATGCACGTATCGTGGCGCTGACCGCAAATGTGATGCCGTCAGAGCGGGAAGATTTTCTGGCCCAAGGGATGAACGGCGTTTTGACCAAACCGTTGAGAAAATCGGACCTTCGAACAGTGCTTGGGCATCAGGAGGCCACGGCTCCAACAGAAACATCTGTCTTGATCGACCATGCGCATAATGCGGAAACTTACGAAGTCATCGGCGCAGAAAATTATCCGAAGTTGCTGGCCCGTTATAGTGCGGAAGCCGAAACGTTTATTGAATGGCTCCAAGGCGATGCGCGTTTGGATCGTAACGACATTGCAGATGAAGCGCATAAGATCGCAGGCAACGCCGCCTTGTTCGGGGCGACCGCCTTCCGTGACACGCTGGTGTTGATCGAACGTTCCGCGAAAGCCGGGGAGGATGCCGCAGTGATGGCCGCAATTGCCACACTGCCCGACATCTGGAAGCGCAGCAAAAAGGCATTGGCGGAAGTGCCCCCTAAGGAATAA